From Mercenaria mercenaria strain notata chromosome 17, MADL_Memer_1, whole genome shotgun sequence, the proteins below share one genomic window:
- the LOC123535959 gene encoding potassium voltage-gated channel protein Shaw-like, which produces MESTVEKDLTVNTETCAQLFKATMESTVEIDLSGIIFKTKRSTLKAINGSYLSKLKDTVNKYYFDKDPTLFRHILNAHRDGTVHVPRDVCPMLFKKELLFWNIPLSLVAPCCWKYLYEAESDVETFKILLQGENKYDSQNKVDEAQVCIKQAIFAGDSKTDSDVTEDGNKNQIGNKQTTASRVWLFLEEPGSSAAAKVFTVLYYINMN; this is translated from the coding sequence ATGGAAAGTACGGTAGAAAAAGACTTAACTGTGAACACAGAAACATGCGCACAACTCTTTAAAGCAACTATGGAAAGTACGGTAGAAATAGATTTGAGCGGAATAATTTTTAAAACGAAACGTTCAACACTTAAAGCCATCAATGGGAGTTATCTATCAAAGCTGAAAGACACAgtgaataaatattattttgacaaaGATCCAACGTTGTTTCGGCACATATTAAACGCTCATAGGGATGGGACTGTTCATGTTCCAAGGGATGTTTGCCCAATGTTATTTAAGAAAGAATTGCTGTTCTGGAACATTCCATTATCTCTAGTTGCTCCCTGTTGTTGGAAGTATTTGTATGAAGCGGAGTCGGATGTGGAAACATTCAAAATTCTCCTACAGGGAGAAAACAAGTATGATTCTCAGAATAAGGTTGATGAAGCTCAAGTTTGCATCAAACAGGCCATATTTGCCGGAGATAGCAAGACTGATTCAGACGTAACTGAAGATGGTAACAAAAACCAGATCGGAAATAAGCAGACTACAGCCTCCAGGGTCTGGCTTTTCCTAGAAGAACCCGGGTCCTCAGCGGCTGCCAAAGTATTTACAGTGTTGTATTACATCAATATGAATTaa
- the LOC123537062 gene encoding potassium voltage-gated channel protein egl-36-like produces MCTAMDSAVEIDLSGTIFKTKRLTLKAINGSYLSKLNDTVNKYYFDKDPTLFRHILNAHRDGTVHVPRDVCPMLFKKELLFWNIPLSLVAPCCWKYLYEAESDVETFKILLQEENKYDSTNKVDEAQVGIKQTMFAGDSMTDSEVIEDVNENQIGNKRTRASRVWLFLEEPGSSAAAKIWCFFYIFVVILSVVAYIIWLDPSVRVSQYLTKNPKVDALANQTIYEYMVYIFNEKVVLLASTDPHPALLCLDIFCVVFFILEALVHFSMCPDKRNYFLNAYHLLKIFLCISMIISTYFECRKDLLDEHDFRLGEIYHAFKSCYALRLLLIFRLHKIYNGLHIMVLSLRYSVKELLLLGFSFLIAVVVYGCLIFSAEIETDMFPSTQIAMWWSLITMTTIGYGDFYPTTTWGYVVGIVCAINGLIVLALPIAAIASTFSSLYSRNADFQKHMTEVRKQKQILCVEKETLMHCETFEIV; encoded by the exons ATGTGCACAGCTATGGATAGTGCGGTAGAAATAGACTTGAGCGGAACAATTTTTAAAACGAAACGTTTAACACTTAAAGCCATCAACGGGAGTTATCTATCAAAGCTGAATGACACAgtgaataaatattattttgacaaaGATCCAACGTTGTTTCGGCACATATTAAACGCTCATAGGGATGGGACTGTTCATGTTCCAAGGGATGTTTGCCCAATGTTATTTAAGAAAGAATTGCTGTTCTGGAACATTCCATTATCTCTAGTTGCTCCCTGTTGTTGGAAGTATTTGTATGAAGCGGAGTCGGATGTTGAAACATTCAAAATTCTCCTACAGGAAGAAAACAAGTATGATTCTACGAATAAGGTTGATGAAGCCCAAGTTGGCATCAAACAAACAATGTTTGCCGGAGATAGCATGACTGATTCAGAAGTAATTGAGGATGTTAACGAAAACCAGATCGGAAATAAGCGGACTAGAGCCTCTAGGGTCTGGCTTTTTCTGGAAGAACCCGGGTCCTCAGCCGCTGCCAAG atATGGTgcttcttttacatttttgtagtCATCCTCAGCGTCGTTGCGTACATCATATGGCTGGATCCATCAGTAAGGGTATCACAATACCTTACGAAGAACCCTAAAGTCGATGCGTTAGCTAACCAAAcaatatatgaatatatggtgtacatatttaatgaaaaagtGGTGTTATTAGCTAGCACTGACCCACATCCTGCGTTGCTGTGTCTAGATATATTCTGTGTGGTGTTTTTCATTCTTGAGGCGCTGGTTCATTTCAGCATGTGTCCTGATAAACGGAACTATTTCTTAAATGCGTACCACTTACTGAAAATCTTTCTGTGCATTTCCATGATAATTTCTACGTATTTTGAATGCAGGAAAGATTTACTAGATGAACATGACTTTAGGCTTGGTGAGATATATCACGCTTTCAAAAGTTGTTACGCACTGAGACTTCTACTGATATTTAGACTTCACAAAATATACAATGGGTTACACATAATGGTTTTATCACTTAGATATAGTGTCAAAGAATTGCTGCTCCTAGGGTTTTCATTTTTGATTGCGGTCGTCGTTTATGGATGCCTAATTTTCTCAGCCGAAATAGAAACGGATATGTTTCCAAGTACACAAATTGCGATGTGGTGGTCTCTTATCACCATGACAACGATTGGATACGGCGATTTTTATCCAACCACAACATGGGGCTATGTTGTAGGCATAGTGTGTGCTATAAATGGACTGATCGTACTAGCCTTACCAATTGCTGCCATTGCCTCAACATTTAGCAGTTTATATTCCAGAAATGCAGACTTTCAGAAGCATATGACAGAAGTGCGGAAACAAAAACAGATACTATGCGTGGAAAAAGAAACTTTGATGC